The genomic stretch AAAAACCACGATTCCATTCGAGAATTTCGAACTGAGCCGGTCCCCCGGTCATTTACTACGCCGGTGCCACCAGCGCAGCCATGAGATATTCCATCACCATGCCGGCGAGTTCGACCTGACCCGGCAGCAATTCGCCATGCTGCTCGCCGTGTTCCGGCATCCCGGGGCCAGCGTGCAGGACATGGCCGATCTGACCGCAGTCGACCGCAATACGCTGGTCGGCATCGTTCAGCGACTGGTGGCCAAGGGGCTGGTGAAGAAGCAGCGTTCGTCACGTGATGCCCGGGCCTATGAACTGGAGATTCAGGCGAGCGGGATCGACCTGCTCGAACGCATGGAAGAGAGCATAAACGAGGTACAGGACAAGATATTCGAGCCCTTATCCGATGACGAGCGCGAAATTTTCATCCTCTGTGCCCAGAAACTGAGCGGCATCGGATTCTGAACATAACGGAGCCAAATTCCCGAAGCTCCCATGATTCCGGTTCGGGGCACTCCTTCCTCGACCAGCGCCGTATCGGCATCTGCCCCCAACATGGGCCTTGAAGCCGTGAGCGGCTCGCTTTCCCTTGTGCTTGACCCAGCGCGCATCTCCATCGTCCTCGCTGGCAGAGGCGATGATGGTCGCATCGACCAGCGTGCCTGCCTTGACCGTTACTGCCTTGGATGTGAGCTGCGCTGTCACTGTCGTGAACAGCAGTCGATCCAGCTTATCTGCCTGCGGCGCTTGGTCAGTAAGCGCGGTCTGCAGGCCGCAGATTATGCGGCTTGCGCGGTTGGCTGCTCCGCTGGCGGGGTCCAGTTCCACGGCAGGAGTTCGTCCCAGCGCGCGGCGGGCCAGTCGCCGGCAACCTTGGCGATGACGTCAGCGATATAGGCC from Sphingomonas hengshuiensis encodes the following:
- a CDS encoding MarR family winged helix-turn-helix transcriptional regulator, whose protein sequence is MTSKTTIPFENFELSRSPGHLLRRCHQRSHEIFHHHAGEFDLTRQQFAMLLAVFRHPGASVQDMADLTAVDRNTLVGIVQRLVAKGLVKKQRSSRDARAYELEIQASGIDLLERMEESINEVQDKIFEPLSDDEREIFILCAQKLSGIGF